A single window of Nocardioides kongjuensis DNA harbors:
- a CDS encoding 4-hydroxybenzoate 3-monooxygenase has protein sequence MTATTRTTTDVAIVGAGPAGLMLAHLLQRAGIDSVAIDLRGREEIENTHRAGILEQDSVRLLVESGVSERVLRDGYRHAGIDLAFGGGGHRIDFEALVGASVQLYPQTDVFIDLADARERDGGDVRFGVSEVSVADLTGDRPSMRFTDADGVRHEVAARILVGADGSRSICRHEFPESLRRQFFREYPFAWFGILCEAPPSSEELIYSHSERGFALISQRTETLQRMYFQCDPAEDVTAWSDERIWEELQARVGANGYALKEGPITSKVVLPFRSFVQEPMRHGNLVLAGDAAHTVPPTGAKGLNLALADVRVLAEELELHLRGDEVALDRYAERALQRVWKAQHFSYWMTTMLHRLPEASDFDVRRQVGELTSLVTSAAGSTYLAEGYTGWPS, from the coding sequence ATGACCGCCACCACCCGCACCACCACCGACGTCGCCATCGTCGGCGCCGGCCCCGCCGGCCTGATGCTGGCCCACCTGCTGCAGCGCGCCGGCATCGACTCGGTCGCGATCGACCTCCGTGGCCGCGAGGAGATCGAGAACACGCACCGGGCCGGGATCCTGGAGCAGGACAGCGTCCGGCTGCTCGTCGAGTCGGGCGTCTCCGAGCGGGTGCTGCGCGACGGCTACCGCCACGCCGGCATCGACCTCGCCTTCGGCGGCGGCGGGCACCGGATCGACTTCGAGGCCCTGGTGGGAGCCAGCGTCCAGCTGTACCCGCAGACCGACGTCTTCATCGACCTGGCCGACGCGCGAGAACGCGACGGCGGTGACGTCCGGTTCGGCGTGAGCGAGGTGTCGGTCGCCGACCTCACCGGCGACCGGCCGTCGATGAGGTTCACCGACGCGGACGGCGTGCGCCACGAGGTTGCCGCGAGGATCCTGGTCGGCGCCGACGGCTCGCGCAGCATCTGCCGCCACGAGTTCCCGGAGTCGCTGCGCCGCCAGTTCTTCCGCGAGTACCCCTTCGCCTGGTTCGGCATCCTCTGCGAGGCCCCGCCCAGCAGCGAGGAGCTGATCTACAGCCACTCCGAGCGCGGCTTCGCGCTGATCAGCCAGCGCACCGAGACCCTGCAGCGGATGTACTTCCAGTGCGACCCGGCCGAGGACGTGACCGCCTGGTCCGACGAGCGGATCTGGGAGGAGCTCCAGGCCCGGGTCGGCGCCAACGGCTACGCCCTCAAGGAGGGCCCGATCACCTCCAAGGTCGTGCTGCCGTTCCGCAGCTTCGTGCAGGAGCCGATGCGCCACGGCAACCTCGTCCTGGCCGGCGACGCCGCCCACACCGTGCCGCCGACCGGCGCCAAGGGCCTCAACCTGGCGCTGGCCGACGTCCGGGTGCTCGCCGAGGAGCTCGAGCTCCACCTCCGTGGGGACGAGGTGGCACTCGACCGGTACGCCGAGCGGGCGCTGCAGCGGGTCTGGAAGGCCCAGCACTTCTCGTACTGGATGACCACGATGCTGCACCGCCTGCCCGAGGCGAGCGACTTCGACGTACGCCGCCAGGTCGGCGAACTGACCTCGCTGGTCACCTCGGCGGCCGGGTCGACCTA
- the pcaC gene encoding 4-carboxymuconolactone decarboxylase, which translates to MTYDDPFDAGMTVRREVLGDAHVDRAEAAKTPFTQDFQELITRYAWGSVWTRPGLDRRSRSVAVLTAMIALGHWEEFAMHVRAARTNGLTDDEIAEVILQAGIYCGVPAANHAFAVAKGVLEELDR; encoded by the coding sequence ATGACGTACGACGACCCGTTCGACGCAGGCATGACCGTGCGGCGCGAGGTGCTCGGGGACGCGCACGTCGACCGGGCCGAGGCCGCGAAGACCCCGTTCACCCAGGACTTCCAGGAGCTGATCACCCGCTACGCGTGGGGCAGTGTCTGGACCCGACCCGGCCTCGACCGCCGCAGCCGATCGGTCGCGGTGCTGACGGCGATGATCGCCCTGGGGCACTGGGAGGAGTTCGCGATGCACGTGCGCGCCGCCCGCACCAACGGGCTCACCGACGACGAGATCGCCGAGGTGATCCTGCAGGCCGGCATCTACTGCGGCGTCCCCGCCGCCAACCACGCCTTCGCCGTCGCGAAGGGCGTCCTCGAGGAGCTGGACCGATGA